From Lysinibacillus sp. SGAir0095, the proteins below share one genomic window:
- a CDS encoding TetR/AcrR family transcriptional regulator, giving the protein MNKRKRQIIHAARQLFLEKGFNDTSIIDIISSANVSKGTFYNHFTSKVQCLIAILEEAREEIITARIEVALNTKPDDKNVLLKQIALVAYVHRRQNLIQIFEAIFKNNEPELKQVIETQLIREIEWLASRFVDVYGEQIRVYSYECAAQALAMIQHSFRIIAMVTKQLATPEDVVNNVLNHIEGMLAHLQKTKSVLITSDIFHALHEKAEETRVTSNMLVQQLEGFTEKLTSDDSENGVEYANYLLNEMRAHSMNFYVMEAILPVFNNTFKDTPHEAEANEISVSLWRYLQIKKQEKKSTM; this is encoded by the coding sequence ATGAACAAAAGAAAACGACAAATCATACACGCGGCACGACAACTTTTTTTAGAAAAAGGTTTTAATGATACCTCTATTATTGACATTATCTCTTCTGCCAATGTATCTAAAGGAACTTTTTATAACCATTTCACTTCTAAAGTTCAATGTTTAATAGCAATTTTAGAGGAAGCTAGAGAAGAGATAATAACTGCAAGAATTGAGGTTGCTTTAAATACGAAGCCGGACGACAAAAATGTGTTGCTTAAGCAAATTGCTTTAGTAGCATATGTACATAGACGGCAAAACTTAATTCAAATTTTTGAAGCTATATTTAAAAATAATGAGCCTGAATTAAAGCAAGTAATTGAAACACAATTGATTCGTGAAATCGAATGGCTTGCTTCTCGATTTGTTGACGTATATGGGGAACAAATCCGTGTATATTCATATGAATGCGCTGCACAGGCATTGGCTATGATTCAACACTCTTTCCGTATTATTGCAATGGTCACAAAACAATTAGCAACCCCTGAAGATGTAGTGAACAATGTACTAAACCATATCGAAGGAATGCTCGCTCATTTACAGAAAACAAAGAGTGTATTAATCACATCCGATATATTCCATGCACTTCATGAAAAAGCGGAAGAAACCAGAGTAACAAGCAATATGCTGGTACAACAATTAGAAGGCTTTACAGAAAAGTTAACCTCTGACGACTCAGAGAACGGTGTAGAATATGCAAACTATCTCCTTAACGAGATGCGAGCACACTCTATGAATTTTTATGTAATGGAAGCCATTTTGCCAGTTTTCAACAATACATTTAAGGATACTCCGCATGAAGCAGAGGCAAACGAAATATCCGTATCTCTATGGCGCTATCTTCAAATAAAAAAACAAGAAAAAAAATCTACTATGTAA
- a CDS encoding glycosyltransferase, whose translation MKKLMLLGFIFLFALNMVAGTSSAYAKPQEQFISQSEVKFKNEFRKLWMDHVMWTSNYITSATTAGAEDQKQVLTRLLKNQEDIGDAIKPLYGEKAGNELTNLLKEHIVIAGKIVDEAKSENEDSVNELNKEWDRNADEIAVFLSEANPNLKKEDLKSMLDMHLKLVTNDLTASLAKDWAARIDSIDEGITHIILMADTISSGVVKQFPDKF comes from the coding sequence ATGAAAAAGTTAATGTTGTTGGGGTTTATTTTTTTATTTGCTCTAAACATGGTTGCTGGAACAAGCAGTGCCTATGCTAAACCGCAAGAGCAATTCATTAGCCAATCTGAAGTAAAGTTTAAGAATGAATTCAGGAAGCTTTGGATGGATCATGTAATGTGGACAAGTAATTATATTACGAGTGCAACAACAGCGGGAGCGGAGGATCAAAAACAAGTTTTGACTAGGCTTCTTAAAAATCAGGAAGACATTGGTGATGCTATTAAGCCCCTTTACGGAGAGAAAGCTGGAAACGAATTAACGAATTTGCTTAAGGAGCATATTGTTATTGCTGGAAAGATTGTAGATGAGGCTAAAAGCGAAAATGAAGACTCTGTCAATGAGCTAAATAAGGAGTGGGATAGAAATGCTGATGAAATAGCAGTTTTTCTGAGCGAAGCCAACCCTAATTTGAAGAAAGAGGATTTAAAAAGTATGCTGGATATGCATCTAAAATTAGTGACAAATGATTTAACTGCAAGTTTAGCAAAAGATTGGGCTGCAAGGATTGACTCAATAGATGAAGGAATCACGCATATTATCCTAATGGCAGATACAATCTCTTCCGGAGTTGTAAAACAGTTCCCAGATAAGTTTTAA
- a CDS encoding aspartate aminotransferase family protein, protein MKEIQKLFPSMDGNDFQREELLSYFKKILTKIDGLKDPDKLTLGEMPQYTEDYYNRVIQKASIPNAGVSMDEVVQELLKLIEGHRFVNRNYVANAAPLPNIASIIGNLVMVLVNGNNLWDVEGPAAATAEVEVTAMLSKLIGYDESISAGYTTWGGQGAVFNSLRLAIARFAPYSNQKGIPQNLYCFCSELSHYSLYKSVEATGIGVENMIRVKVNADHSMNLKDLKEKMEVVIAKGGVPLYVLATMGTTDTFGIDDIEGIKCIAEDLERAYGIYPIYIHADSAMGGMYTFFNNYDFERNPLQFEDNVHGVLKSYQQKFQQIKLADSMVFDFHKLGQTPYITSLFLIKNRENLKYVDLDASETPYVGNRGYGSYHTGYTLECSRMGSALTIYASLLAFGIEGYQELLANYIRVNIAFRETLTKEIPNVAVTNEVSPITTFRFYPETKKWKEELNGHLSLEELTEINQFNDEFAEIIGAERDTVFFGNTTKQRLVDVANSNKRISVYAHKFFAISPYSIVEEVERYVGFLKGHLDFFLKTRSNHQILIRN, encoded by the coding sequence ATGAAGGAAATACAAAAATTGTTTCCTAGTATGGATGGGAATGACTTTCAAAGAGAGGAATTACTATCCTACTTTAAGAAAATTCTAACGAAAATTGATGGATTAAAGGACCCTGACAAACTAACGCTAGGGGAAATGCCCCAGTACACAGAGGATTATTATAATCGTGTCATTCAAAAGGCTTCTATCCCTAATGCGGGGGTGTCTATGGATGAAGTGGTACAAGAGCTTCTAAAATTGATAGAAGGACATCGGTTCGTCAATCGGAATTATGTAGCTAATGCAGCGCCACTTCCGAATATCGCTAGTATCATTGGGAATTTAGTGATGGTACTAGTTAATGGGAATAATCTTTGGGATGTGGAAGGACCAGCAGCAGCTACGGCAGAAGTTGAGGTAACTGCTATGCTATCCAAACTTATCGGATATGATGAAAGCATCAGTGCAGGATATACAACCTGGGGAGGACAAGGGGCTGTCTTTAACTCTTTACGGTTGGCCATTGCCCGATTCGCGCCATACTCTAACCAAAAAGGTATACCGCAAAATCTCTATTGCTTCTGTTCGGAGCTATCACACTATAGTCTATATAAGTCTGTAGAGGCAACGGGGATTGGCGTAGAAAACATGATTCGTGTGAAAGTTAATGCTGATCATTCTATGAATCTAAAAGACTTAAAAGAAAAAATGGAGGTTGTTATTGCAAAAGGTGGTGTTCCACTTTATGTCCTTGCAACCATGGGAACGACTGATACATTTGGGATTGATGACATTGAGGGCATTAAGTGCATAGCAGAAGATTTGGAACGTGCATATGGCATATATCCAATCTATATCCATGCAGACTCTGCAATGGGGGGGATGTATACTTTCTTTAATAATTACGATTTTGAAAGAAATCCTCTGCAATTTGAAGACAATGTTCATGGGGTATTGAAATCCTATCAACAGAAGTTTCAACAAATCAAGCTTGCAGATAGTATGGTCTTTGATTTCCATAAGCTGGGACAAACGCCATATATAACGAGCTTATTTTTAATTAAAAATAGGGAAAATCTTAAATATGTTGACTTAGATGCATCAGAAACGCCGTATGTTGGGAATCGAGGTTATGGTAGTTATCATACAGGCTATACACTTGAATGTTCACGAATGGGAAGTGCTTTAACAATTTATGCGTCTTTATTAGCATTTGGAATCGAAGGTTATCAGGAGCTTTTAGCCAACTATATTCGTGTCAATATTGCATTTAGAGAGACGTTAACAAAAGAAATACCGAATGTGGCGGTCACGAATGAGGTTTCTCCGATTACAACATTCCGTTTTTATCCTGAAACGAAAAAATGGAAGGAGGAACTGAACGGACATTTATCTTTAGAAGAATTGACGGAAATTAATCAATTTAATGACGAGTTTGCAGAGATAATTGGTGCAGAACGAGATACCGTCTTCTTTGGAAATACAACAAAGCAACGTCTCGTGGATGTCGCAAACTCAAACAAGCGAATCTCCGTATATGCGCATAAATTTTTTGCAATCTCTCCGTACTCGATAGTGGAAGAGGTCGAACGGTATGTTGGATTTCTAAAAGGACACCTAGATTTCTTTCTGAAAACAAGAAGTAATCATCAAATTTTAATAAGAAACTAA
- a CDS encoding methyl-accepting chemotaxis protein produces the protein MEVILLGIIVILLGISVFFAYRYFSLKRHPQFNKEIINAMKEMSAGNITDKVDESSSGYKVFNQLIEFFGNVREKFFSFSKDVHEKGETLAEIGEYASEKADIVRAAIDEVGRGLQKQLVATEESAASMEEMSHAIEDLSIRSNQISEQSNATLELTQEGNVKLKDSLEKMEQFNQTINTTFDAINKLGEKSHEIGLIVKVITEISEQINLLALNAAIEAARAGEHGKGFAVVADEVRKLAEQTRQSSSEVSNIVKNIQEETEIVVKSMQQGTEEFSDTNTTIVEVGSMFEKILSTTKIIAENNENSSASTEELSSATQQIMATIVEIASISRESVEMFEELIGISDDELHTMQKLVQEAKSLVDLKNDVNELLFTWNYVDETVENKVS, from the coding sequence ATGGAAGTTATTTTGCTAGGTATAATTGTTATCTTATTGGGAATCTCGGTGTTTTTTGCTTACAGATATTTTTCGCTAAAACGTCACCCACAATTTAATAAAGAAATTATTAATGCAATGAAAGAGATGTCAGCAGGTAATATCACAGACAAAGTGGATGAAAGTAGCTCTGGTTATAAAGTTTTTAATCAACTAATTGAGTTTTTCGGCAATGTGAGAGAAAAGTTCTTTTCATTTTCAAAAGATGTACATGAAAAAGGTGAAACTCTCGCGGAAATTGGGGAATATGCTTCTGAGAAGGCGGATATTGTTAGAGCAGCAATTGATGAGGTAGGAAGAGGTTTACAAAAGCAATTAGTAGCAACAGAAGAAAGTGCTGCATCTATGGAAGAAATGTCACACGCTATTGAGGATTTATCAATCAGATCAAATCAAATATCAGAACAATCAAACGCTACATTAGAATTGACTCAGGAAGGAAACGTGAAGCTAAAGGATTCCTTAGAAAAAATGGAGCAGTTTAATCAAACAATCAATACAACATTTGATGCAATAAATAAACTTGGGGAAAAATCTCATGAAATCGGCCTTATAGTAAAAGTGATTACAGAGATTTCAGAACAGATTAATTTATTGGCATTGAATGCGGCAATAGAAGCAGCACGTGCGGGTGAACATGGTAAAGGATTTGCGGTTGTTGCGGATGAGGTTCGAAAATTGGCAGAACAAACACGCCAATCCTCTTCTGAAGTATCAAATATTGTGAAGAATATACAAGAAGAAACTGAAATAGTTGTTAAGTCAATGCAACAGGGAACTGAAGAATTTAGTGATACAAATACCACTATTGTAGAAGTTGGAAGCATGTTCGAAAAGATTCTATCTACTACAAAAATCATTGCTGAAAATAACGAAAATTCTTCTGCAAGTACGGAAGAATTATCTTCTGCTACTCAGCAGATAATGGCAACAATTGTTGAGATAGCGTCTATTTCACGAGAATCTGTTGAAATGTTCGAGGAATTAATAGGAATTAGTGATGATGAGTTGCACACGATGCAAAAACTTGTTCAGGAAGCAAAGAGCCTAGTAGATCTAAAAAATGATGTAAACGAATTACTATTTACTTGGAATTATGTTGATGAAACTGTGGAAAATAAAGTGAGCTAA
- a CDS encoding right-handed parallel beta-helix repeat-containing protein: MRNFLLTLVALTLWICFPANSIEAKTDTYTITPNSETYNRNFMNNSTYNKYTKHYFLIRSYLEQLEESRGGTLVLEKGTYTVSNVLFVPSNVTIKLEDGAKIVNGHETGTSREPNKSIFQLIRPSLGKKESVYGEYEGEKNISIIGSGTATIDLNFVKDGIAIIAGHNQNIRIQNINFLNMYSGHFIEIDATKDAVIANNKFLNSKPSPTRIKEAINLDTPDKLTNGWSSKWSEFDKTPNSNITIENNVFYNLDRAIGTHKYSGEKYHDQIHIRNNRIEKMRMDAIRVLNWSNATIENNLFKDVDPGKYNANRGILASGAINPTFRNNLFEDIPRAMQFTAWKNSDSGSDYGVTFNELSEENKEALSTNCIIHSVENYIRINRKSISVDKENTDLIPVQTDFSCFISRELILSKNLGF, encoded by the coding sequence ATGAGAAATTTTTTACTGACCTTAGTGGCATTAACTTTGTGGATTTGCTTTCCTGCAAATTCAATCGAAGCTAAGACAGACACATATACTATTACACCAAACAGCGAAACATATAACAGAAATTTCATGAACAACTCAACCTACAATAAGTATACGAAACATTATTTTTTAATTCGTTCGTATCTCGAGCAACTAGAAGAATCACGTGGAGGCACACTCGTATTAGAAAAAGGAACTTATACGGTGTCAAACGTATTATTCGTACCTTCCAATGTAACGATTAAACTAGAAGATGGCGCAAAGATTGTAAATGGACATGAAACTGGTACTTCAAGGGAGCCTAACAAATCAATTTTTCAATTGATCCGGCCCTCTCTCGGAAAAAAAGAGAGTGTCTATGGCGAATACGAGGGTGAAAAAAACATTTCGATCATTGGATCTGGTACAGCGACGATTGACTTGAATTTCGTAAAGGATGGGATTGCTATTATTGCCGGCCATAATCAAAATATCCGAATCCAAAATATTAATTTTCTAAACATGTATTCCGGCCATTTTATTGAAATTGATGCTACAAAAGATGCTGTGATAGCCAATAATAAATTTTTGAATTCAAAACCTTCTCCAACAAGAATAAAAGAAGCGATTAATCTCGATACTCCTGACAAATTAACCAATGGCTGGAGTTCTAAGTGGAGTGAGTTTGATAAAACACCCAACTCCAATATCACGATAGAAAATAATGTTTTCTACAACCTGGACCGGGCAATCGGTACACATAAATATTCCGGCGAGAAATATCATGACCAAATTCATATTAGAAATAATAGAATAGAGAAAATGCGCATGGATGCCATTCGCGTGTTGAACTGGAGCAATGCTACGATTGAAAACAATTTATTTAAAGACGTTGACCCCGGTAAATACAACGCTAACAGAGGGATACTGGCAAGTGGTGCCATCAACCCAACTTTCCGAAATAATCTGTTTGAAGATATACCCCGCGCAATGCAATTCACAGCTTGGAAAAACAGCGATTCAGGCTCTGACTATGGTGTAACATTTAATGAATTAAGTGAAGAAAATAAAGAAGCTCTCTCTACAAATTGCATTATTCATTCTGTAGAGAATTACATCCGTATTAATCGTAAATCGATAAGTGTCGATAAAGAAAATACTGACTTAATACCCGTGCAAACAGATTTCTCCTGTTTTATCAGTAGAGAGTTGATACTATCCAAAAACCTCGGATTTTAA